The Balneola vulgaris DSM 17893 DNA window TTATTCTCTAACGAAGCTGGACAAGGTTCAGCGCCTATTGCTCACGGTGCAGCGAAAACTAAAGAACCTGTACGTGAAGGTGTTGTGGCATTATTAGAGCCATTTATTGATACACTCGTAGTTTGTACAATGACTGGTTTAGTGATTGTATCAACCGGTGTTTGGGAGCAAAAGCATGATATGACCTTCCTCCCTTCTAGTACAGAAAACACCTACGAAATTGAAAACGGCAACTCCCTACTAATTGTAGATGGTGAGCCAACAAATGGTCAAGTAATCAGAAATGACCATCCTACAGGCACATTCTATGCTAACGATGCAAGAACTGAAACCTTTACTGGTTCAATTCAATTAGAAGGCCAAACCTATGTGGCTAAAAATGCTCAAGGCGAACCTGTAGCTGAGCTATATTCTTCTATTATTGAGAATGGAGCGCCATTAACTGCTCTCGCTTTTGAGAAAGGATTGCCATTCGCTGGTGGCCGATTTATCGTAACTATCTGTGTGATTTTATTCGGTATTTCAACGGCTATTAGTTGGAGTTACTATGGTGACCGTTCTATTCAATATTTAGCTGGTGATAAGTCGATACTTTACTACAAATTCGTTTATTTAGTGATGCATTTTATTGGTGCTGTTCTTACACTTGAGACCGTTTGGGCCATTGGTGATATTGCACTGGGATTAATGACATTCCCTAATATCATTGCACTATTTGCACTATCTGGTACAGTTGCAATGGCTACAAAAACGTATTTCGAAAAAATGAAGAATTACAAAGCAGAGTAAAAGATTATGAAGAACGTATTGGTAGTTGATCACCCTATAGTACATTTATATTTAACAGTATTAAGGGATAAAACTACCAATACGGCTTCTTTTAGACGTGCAATGGCTCACATCGGTAACATCTTAGCTTACCATGCCTTAAGTGAGCTTCCTTTAAAGGAAACAACGGTTGAGACCCCTATTCAATCAACCAAAGGCTACCAAACAGCCTCTGAGGTTATAGTTGTTCCTATTCTCCGAGCGGGACTTTCCTTAGTAGATGGCATCATTGATTTTATTCCTGAAGCCAAAGTTGGGCATGTTGGTGTTTACCGTGATGAAACCACTCACGAACCTGTAAACTACTACGACAATCTTCCTAGCGGTATTAAAAAAGGATACAATTTAGTGGTAGACCCTATGTTAGCTACTGGCGGTAGTGCTAGCCATGCTATTAATTTTTTGAAAGAATCTGGAGCTGAAAATATTCGTTTCGTATCTCTAATAGCTGCACCTGAAGGTGTAGAAAGGATGCAAAATGATCATCCTGATGTACCCATTATTACCGCTGCTATTGATGAGAAACTAAATGATCAGGCGTACATTATTCCTGGATTAGGTGACGCAGGAGACCGATACTTTGGGACCTCTTAAGTCATATCCCTTACACTTTGTTTTTTTCATACTCATACTATGTTCATGTAATGAGTTAAGCGAATACGACAACGAACGTATTCAAGAAGCACTATCCGATTCATTAGTCACAAGCTCAACCACATGGAATCTAAATATGGAAATCATGGAGGATGGCTTTAGGAAACTATCACTAAAAAGTTCTAAAGCTGTTACCATTCGTTATGATGATGAAAAACGCACTCAATTAAGTGGACCCGTACAAATTCAAGTATTTGAAGCCGACACTTTAAGTACAGAAGTATTCGCAGATAGTGCTCTTTATATACCAAAAGAAGCCGAATTTGAACTATTCGAAAATGTTAAAGTCTTTTCTAGAAATGGAAAACAGCTATTTGCAGACCACCTGCTCTGGAACCGAAATGGGGATAAAGTTACCACTCCTGGCTATGTGTTAATTATCACAGAAACCGATAGTATAGCAGCCACAGGTTTTGAAGGTACCACCACTTTAACTGAGTATACTTTGAAAAAAGTAACAGGTAAAACCCAATTCAATTGATTAGAATTAAGCCTTCCATAGCGCTCTTTATCATTTTATGGTGCTTTATGTTATCGGCTCCTTCTTTTGGGCAAACAAAAGTTACTATCGAAAAAGCCGAAATAGTAAACAACACTACCGTGGATGGTGAACGAGTACGAAAATTATATGATGCTGTTTTAAGCTCAGGTGATTTCCGGTTTATGAGTGATAGTGCATGGCAATTCTTGGATAAAGATGAAGTGCATGCATTTGGGAATATCCAAATTGACACACCCACTGAGCGTATTTGGGCTGACACTTTAATCTATTACAACATCCTTGAACTCAGTAAACTTCGCGGCAGGGTTATTATTGAACAAGATAGTACGCTGCTTTTTGGGAAGAGCGTAGATTATAATTTTGCCACTAAAGTAGGTCACTTTTTAGATGAGATTAGACTCGAAGATACCGACGGCATTTTAGTTGCTGATTCAGGGATATACTACCAAAATAGTGATAGTGCTGAGTTTCGAGGTAATGTCCAACTCGCCGATTCTGCACAATATGTTGAAGGGGATAGTTTATTCATCAATCGTGAGACAAAATTTCTTCGCCTATTTGATAATCTTATTGTAATCGACAGTACAAATAATGCTTTGCTAACGGGGCACTATTTAGAGGCTGATTCTACCGGCAGACGATATTTAAGTGATGATGCATACTTACGAAGAATAGTAACCGATTCTACCACAACTGAGGCTGATACAACTCATATTTTCGGTGATGAAATTGAGCTCACTAAACAAGACACTACCAGCTTTATTGATGCTATGGGTAATGTGCGAGTGTGGAGTTCCAAATTTTCCTCCCTTTCAGATACTCTAAAGTATAATTCTACTACTGAACTCTTTCGACTTTATGGGGATCCCAAAGCTTGGCATAAAAACATTCAATTATCTGGGCCATTTATCTCTGTTCAATTAAAGGATAACAATGTCGAGAACCTCACCTCTTACCCTTCCCCATTTGCAGTTCAAGAAGACACCGTTACTGGAAGATTGAATCAAATCAAAGGCGATACATTAAGCGCCTACTTTACTGATGGTGATATTTCAAAAATTGATATCTATCCAAATAGCGAGCTTTTATATCATACCAAAAACGACGCCAATGAACCCGATGGTGCCGTTGAAAGTAGCTCTCCAAAAACCATACTCTATTTTGATAAAGGGGAGTTAGTGCGTGCATGGATGGGACAGAACCAAGGATTATTCTTACCAGAATACACAGAGTTAAGTGAACGTAAGTTAGCGGGCTTCATTTGGACCCCAGAACTTCGCCCAATAAAGCCTATACGTGAACCTCTTCCTCAACTCCCACCCATATCTGCTGACCGCCCCTTTGAATTACCGCTCCGATTTGTAAATCGCACAAATGTTGAGCGTCAATAAATTCAAATAGCTCAACTACTTAAAGCAATTTGAGCAATGAATGAGGTTTATATATTTTTACTTCATTCTTAAAACTCCAGCATTATTTTAAATCACCAATTGAAAACAAAACATACTATGAAGAAACTTCTATCGATTAGTTTTTTGCTGATGTTGATATTCAGTGTATCAGGCATTGCTCAGCAAGTTACATTACCAGCAGATTCTACCGTGGTTACCAATCACGAAGTGTCTATTAAAGGAAAGAAAATTCCTTACTCTGCTACTACCGGCACACAACCAGTTTGGGATGACAATGGTAATCCTATAGCTGCTTTATTCTACACTTATTATAAGCGCACTGATATTAAAGACGACACCATGCGTCCTTTAGTTATATCATTCAATGGTGGACCAGGATCTGCATCTGTTTGGATGCACCTTGCCTATACCGGACCTAAGATTTTAAAAATTGATGATGAAGGATATCCTA harbors:
- the upp gene encoding uracil phosphoribosyltransferase; this translates as MKNVLVVDHPIVHLYLTVLRDKTTNTASFRRAMAHIGNILAYHALSELPLKETTVETPIQSTKGYQTASEVIVVPILRAGLSLVDGIIDFIPEAKVGHVGVYRDETTHEPVNYYDNLPSGIKKGYNLVVDPMLATGGSASHAINFLKESGAENIRFVSLIAAPEGVERMQNDHPDVPIITAAIDEKLNDQAYIIPGLGDAGDRYFGTS
- the lptC gene encoding LPS export ABC transporter periplasmic protein LptC, which produces MGPLKSYPLHFVFFILILCSCNELSEYDNERIQEALSDSLVTSSTTWNLNMEIMEDGFRKLSLKSSKAVTIRYDDEKRTQLSGPVQIQVFEADTLSTEVFADSALYIPKEAEFELFENVKVFSRNGKQLFADHLLWNRNGDKVTTPGYVLIITETDSIAATGFEGTTTLTEYTLKKVTGKTQFN
- a CDS encoding OstA-like protein — translated: MIRIKPSIALFIILWCFMLSAPSFGQTKVTIEKAEIVNNTTVDGERVRKLYDAVLSSGDFRFMSDSAWQFLDKDEVHAFGNIQIDTPTERIWADTLIYYNILELSKLRGRVIIEQDSTLLFGKSVDYNFATKVGHFLDEIRLEDTDGILVADSGIYYQNSDSAEFRGNVQLADSAQYVEGDSLFINRETKFLRLFDNLIVIDSTNNALLTGHYLEADSTGRRYLSDDAYLRRIVTDSTTTEADTTHIFGDEIELTKQDTTSFIDAMGNVRVWSSKFSSLSDTLKYNSTTELFRLYGDPKAWHKNIQLSGPFISVQLKDNNVENLTSYPSPFAVQEDTVTGRLNQIKGDTLSAYFTDGDISKIDIYPNSELLYHTKNDANEPDGAVESSSPKTILYFDKGELVRAWMGQNQGLFLPEYTELSERKLAGFIWTPELRPIKPIREPLPQLPPISADRPFELPLRFVNRTNVERQ